Proteins encoded in a region of the Pocillopora verrucosa isolate sample1 chromosome 11, ASM3666991v2, whole genome shotgun sequence genome:
- the LOC131777257 gene encoding tumor necrosis factor receptor superfamily member 16-like isoform X3, which yields MLEITCFALLSTLTSAFAAGDCPENYFWDGKKCSVCSGCTLGFGLKEPCTKTKNTECQPCIPGYDYSDSTGMEECIKCDTYSNCLPGRSKKITKCTIFSGHTCDGCEEGYYHHQDVGCDKCSPKCDAMTEDEIQACTTKHNRVCAPKRVLPKTPPIFSNDSKGGHPNNTTNDKDDEIPPDGPKLEESKTNQPREENSISENLWPWVLLMVIVTVLVVIGFIGIYKIRSRRNRPAQPEGDVNTHNTEENIALREQTIPLITEGGVDAHDTRETFSSGPRHELEQLDSGGVDALEPSSEDLNRQKALGLDRPIKDLRIKEKKQIKNDLSGKDIEGYFYWQSIAEELDLKDESRGWEGVQNPIENLLKAFGEKEGSTIRGLVEATRRAGLTHCASQLENQFDTAPRNEADSAINVPEYTGEETDANDIADTAV from the exons ttcGCAGCCGGTGATTGcccagaaaattatttttgggaCGGTAAAAAATGCAGCGTTTGCTCAGGCTGCACCCTTGGGTttggtttgaaagaaccttgcacaaaaaccaaaaacactGAATGTCAACCTTGCATTCCTGGCTATGATTACTCGGACAGCACAGGGATGGAGGAGTGCATAAA GTGTGATACATACTCCAACTGTTTACCTGGACGATCTAAAAAGATAACAAAGTGTACAATATTTTCTGGACACACTTGTGACGGATGTGAAGAAGGATATTATCACCACCAAGATGTTGGCTGTGATAAGTGTTCGCCTAAATGTGATGCTATGACCGAGGACGAAATACAGGCATGCACAACTAAGCATAACCGCGTTTGTGCACCAAAACGAGTTTTGCCTAAAACTCCTCCTATCTTCA gtaaTGACTCAAAAGGAGGTCATCCTAACAACACTACCAATGACAAGGATGACGAGATACCACCAGATGGTCCTAAGCTGGAAGAATCTAAAACAAATCAGCCACGAGAGGAAAATTCAATCTCTGAAAATCTGTGGCCTTGGGTTCTACTCATGGTGATAGTCACGGTACTAGTGGTCATAGGCTTCATAGGGATTTATAAAATAAGAAGTCGAAGAAATCGTCCAGCTCAGCCAGAAGGCGATGTCAATACACATAACACAGAAGAGAACATCGCTTTGCGCGAGCAAACGATTCCGTTGATAACTGAAGGTGGTGTGGATGCTCATGACACGAGGGAAACTTTCTCTTCGGGGCCGAGGCATGAGTTAG AGCAATTGGATTCAGGTGGGGTGGATGCCCTTGAACCTTCTTCAGAAGATCTCAACAGACAAAAAG CTCTAGGCTTGGATCGCCCGATTAAAGATTTAAGgattaaagaaaagaagcaaatcAAGAATGACCTGAGTGGCAAAGACATTGAAG GTTATTTTTACTGGCAAAGTATTGCCGAAGAACTTGATCTTAAAGATGAGTCCAGAGGATGGGAAGGAGTGCAAAATCCAATTGAAAACCTTCTCAAGGCATTTGGCGAAAAAGAGGGGAGCACCATCAGAGGACTGGTAGAAGCTACTAGGAGAGCTGGGCTGACGCATTGTGCGAGTCAGTTGGAAAATCAATTTGATACGGCTCCAAGAAATGAGGCTGATTCTGCTATTAATGTGCCTGAGTACACAGGAGAAGAAACTGACGCGAATGATATTGCTGATACAGCTGTATGA
- the LOC131777257 gene encoding tumor necrosis factor receptor superfamily member 16-like isoform X2: MAEMFEKRGVIFFIRFITKFTALSFAAGDCPENYFWDGKKCSVCSGCTLGFGLKEPCTKTKNTECQPCIPGYDYSDSTGMEECIKCDTYSNCLPGRSKKITKCTIFSGHTCDGCEEGYYHHQDVGCDKCSPKCDAMTEDEIQACTTKHNRVCAPKRVLPKTPPIFSNDSKGGHPNNTTNDKDDEIPPDGPKLEESKTNQPREENSISENLWPWVLLMVIVTVLVVIGFIGIYKIRSRRNRPAQPEGDVNTHNTEENIALREQTIPLITEGGVDAHDTRETFSSGPRHELEQLDSGGVDALEPSSEDLNRQKALGLDRPIKDLRIKEKKQIKNDLSGKDIEGYFYWQSIAEELDLKDESRGWEGVQNPIENLLKAFGEKEGSTIRGLVEATRRAGLTHCASQLENQFDTAPRNEADSAINVPEYTGEETDANDIADTAV, from the exons ttcGCAGCCGGTGATTGcccagaaaattatttttgggaCGGTAAAAAATGCAGCGTTTGCTCAGGCTGCACCCTTGGGTttggtttgaaagaaccttgcacaaaaaccaaaaacactGAATGTCAACCTTGCATTCCTGGCTATGATTACTCGGACAGCACAGGGATGGAGGAGTGCATAAA GTGTGATACATACTCCAACTGTTTACCTGGACGATCTAAAAAGATAACAAAGTGTACAATATTTTCTGGACACACTTGTGACGGATGTGAAGAAGGATATTATCACCACCAAGATGTTGGCTGTGATAAGTGTTCGCCTAAATGTGATGCTATGACCGAGGACGAAATACAGGCATGCACAACTAAGCATAACCGCGTTTGTGCACCAAAACGAGTTTTGCCTAAAACTCCTCCTATCTTCA gtaaTGACTCAAAAGGAGGTCATCCTAACAACACTACCAATGACAAGGATGACGAGATACCACCAGATGGTCCTAAGCTGGAAGAATCTAAAACAAATCAGCCACGAGAGGAAAATTCAATCTCTGAAAATCTGTGGCCTTGGGTTCTACTCATGGTGATAGTCACGGTACTAGTGGTCATAGGCTTCATAGGGATTTATAAAATAAGAAGTCGAAGAAATCGTCCAGCTCAGCCAGAAGGCGATGTCAATACACATAACACAGAAGAGAACATCGCTTTGCGCGAGCAAACGATTCCGTTGATAACTGAAGGTGGTGTGGATGCTCATGACACGAGGGAAACTTTCTCTTCGGGGCCGAGGCATGAGTTAG AGCAATTGGATTCAGGTGGGGTGGATGCCCTTGAACCTTCTTCAGAAGATCTCAACAGACAAAAAG CTCTAGGCTTGGATCGCCCGATTAAAGATTTAAGgattaaagaaaagaagcaaatcAAGAATGACCTGAGTGGCAAAGACATTGAAG GTTATTTTTACTGGCAAAGTATTGCCGAAGAACTTGATCTTAAAGATGAGTCCAGAGGATGGGAAGGAGTGCAAAATCCAATTGAAAACCTTCTCAAGGCATTTGGCGAAAAAGAGGGGAGCACCATCAGAGGACTGGTAGAAGCTACTAGGAGAGCTGGGCTGACGCATTGTGCGAGTCAGTTGGAAAATCAATTTGATACGGCTCCAAGAAATGAGGCTGATTCTGCTATTAATGTGCCTGAGTACACAGGAGAAGAAACTGACGCGAATGATATTGCTGATACAGCTGTATGA
- the LOC131777257 gene encoding tumor necrosis factor receptor superfamily member 16-like isoform X6 encodes MMLLFAYFQILRATFAAGDCPENYFWDGKKCSVCSGCTLGFGLKEPCTKTKNTECQPCIPGYDYSDSTGMEECIKCDTYSNCLPGRSKKITKCTIFSGHTCDGCEEGYYHHQDVGCDKCSPKCDAMTEDEIQACTTKHNRVCAPKRVLPKTPPIFSNDSKGGHPNNTTNDKDDEIPPDGPKLEESKTNQPREENSISENLWPWVLLMVIVTVLVVIGFIGIYKIRSRRNRPAQPEGDVNTHNTEENIALREQTIPLITEGGVDAHDTRETFSSGPRHELEQLDSGGVDALEPSSEDLNRQKALGLDRPIKDLRIKEKKQIKNDLSGKDIEGYFYWQSIAEELDLKDESRGWEGVQNPIENLLKAFGEKEGSTIRGLVEATRRAGLTHCASQLENQFDTAPRNEADSAINVPEYTGEETDANDIADTAV; translated from the exons ttcGCAGCCGGTGATTGcccagaaaattatttttgggaCGGTAAAAAATGCAGCGTTTGCTCAGGCTGCACCCTTGGGTttggtttgaaagaaccttgcacaaaaaccaaaaacactGAATGTCAACCTTGCATTCCTGGCTATGATTACTCGGACAGCACAGGGATGGAGGAGTGCATAAA GTGTGATACATACTCCAACTGTTTACCTGGACGATCTAAAAAGATAACAAAGTGTACAATATTTTCTGGACACACTTGTGACGGATGTGAAGAAGGATATTATCACCACCAAGATGTTGGCTGTGATAAGTGTTCGCCTAAATGTGATGCTATGACCGAGGACGAAATACAGGCATGCACAACTAAGCATAACCGCGTTTGTGCACCAAAACGAGTTTTGCCTAAAACTCCTCCTATCTTCA gtaaTGACTCAAAAGGAGGTCATCCTAACAACACTACCAATGACAAGGATGACGAGATACCACCAGATGGTCCTAAGCTGGAAGAATCTAAAACAAATCAGCCACGAGAGGAAAATTCAATCTCTGAAAATCTGTGGCCTTGGGTTCTACTCATGGTGATAGTCACGGTACTAGTGGTCATAGGCTTCATAGGGATTTATAAAATAAGAAGTCGAAGAAATCGTCCAGCTCAGCCAGAAGGCGATGTCAATACACATAACACAGAAGAGAACATCGCTTTGCGCGAGCAAACGATTCCGTTGATAACTGAAGGTGGTGTGGATGCTCATGACACGAGGGAAACTTTCTCTTCGGGGCCGAGGCATGAGTTAG AGCAATTGGATTCAGGTGGGGTGGATGCCCTTGAACCTTCTTCAGAAGATCTCAACAGACAAAAAG CTCTAGGCTTGGATCGCCCGATTAAAGATTTAAGgattaaagaaaagaagcaaatcAAGAATGACCTGAGTGGCAAAGACATTGAAG GTTATTTTTACTGGCAAAGTATTGCCGAAGAACTTGATCTTAAAGATGAGTCCAGAGGATGGGAAGGAGTGCAAAATCCAATTGAAAACCTTCTCAAGGCATTTGGCGAAAAAGAGGGGAGCACCATCAGAGGACTGGTAGAAGCTACTAGGAGAGCTGGGCTGACGCATTGTGCGAGTCAGTTGGAAAATCAATTTGATACGGCTCCAAGAAATGAGGCTGATTCTGCTATTAATGTGCCTGAGTACACAGGAGAAGAAACTGACGCGAATGATATTGCTGATACAGCTGTATGA
- the LOC131777257 gene encoding tumor necrosis factor receptor superfamily member 16-like isoform X5, translating to MLLMMLLLLTVRATFAAGDCPENYFWDGKKCSVCSGCTLGFGLKEPCTKTKNTECQPCIPGYDYSDSTGMEECIKCDTYSNCLPGRSKKITKCTIFSGHTCDGCEEGYYHHQDVGCDKCSPKCDAMTEDEIQACTTKHNRVCAPKRVLPKTPPIFSNDSKGGHPNNTTNDKDDEIPPDGPKLEESKTNQPREENSISENLWPWVLLMVIVTVLVVIGFIGIYKIRSRRNRPAQPEGDVNTHNTEENIALREQTIPLITEGGVDAHDTRETFSSGPRHELEQLDSGGVDALEPSSEDLNRQKALGLDRPIKDLRIKEKKQIKNDLSGKDIEGYFYWQSIAEELDLKDESRGWEGVQNPIENLLKAFGEKEGSTIRGLVEATRRAGLTHCASQLENQFDTAPRNEADSAINVPEYTGEETDANDIADTAV from the exons ttcGCAGCCGGTGATTGcccagaaaattatttttgggaCGGTAAAAAATGCAGCGTTTGCTCAGGCTGCACCCTTGGGTttggtttgaaagaaccttgcacaaaaaccaaaaacactGAATGTCAACCTTGCATTCCTGGCTATGATTACTCGGACAGCACAGGGATGGAGGAGTGCATAAA GTGTGATACATACTCCAACTGTTTACCTGGACGATCTAAAAAGATAACAAAGTGTACAATATTTTCTGGACACACTTGTGACGGATGTGAAGAAGGATATTATCACCACCAAGATGTTGGCTGTGATAAGTGTTCGCCTAAATGTGATGCTATGACCGAGGACGAAATACAGGCATGCACAACTAAGCATAACCGCGTTTGTGCACCAAAACGAGTTTTGCCTAAAACTCCTCCTATCTTCA gtaaTGACTCAAAAGGAGGTCATCCTAACAACACTACCAATGACAAGGATGACGAGATACCACCAGATGGTCCTAAGCTGGAAGAATCTAAAACAAATCAGCCACGAGAGGAAAATTCAATCTCTGAAAATCTGTGGCCTTGGGTTCTACTCATGGTGATAGTCACGGTACTAGTGGTCATAGGCTTCATAGGGATTTATAAAATAAGAAGTCGAAGAAATCGTCCAGCTCAGCCAGAAGGCGATGTCAATACACATAACACAGAAGAGAACATCGCTTTGCGCGAGCAAACGATTCCGTTGATAACTGAAGGTGGTGTGGATGCTCATGACACGAGGGAAACTTTCTCTTCGGGGCCGAGGCATGAGTTAG AGCAATTGGATTCAGGTGGGGTGGATGCCCTTGAACCTTCTTCAGAAGATCTCAACAGACAAAAAG CTCTAGGCTTGGATCGCCCGATTAAAGATTTAAGgattaaagaaaagaagcaaatcAAGAATGACCTGAGTGGCAAAGACATTGAAG GTTATTTTTACTGGCAAAGTATTGCCGAAGAACTTGATCTTAAAGATGAGTCCAGAGGATGGGAAGGAGTGCAAAATCCAATTGAAAACCTTCTCAAGGCATTTGGCGAAAAAGAGGGGAGCACCATCAGAGGACTGGTAGAAGCTACTAGGAGAGCTGGGCTGACGCATTGTGCGAGTCAGTTGGAAAATCAATTTGATACGGCTCCAAGAAATGAGGCTGATTCTGCTATTAATGTGCCTGAGTACACAGGAGAAGAAACTGACGCGAATGATATTGCTGATACAGCTGTATGA
- the LOC131777257 gene encoding tumor necrosis factor receptor superfamily member 16-like isoform X4 yields the protein MLRSLLYFVTIVKITFAAGDCPENYFWDGKKCSVCSGCTLGFGLKEPCTKTKNTECQPCIPGYDYSDSTGMEECIKCDTYSNCLPGRSKKITKCTIFSGHTCDGCEEGYYHHQDVGCDKCSPKCDAMTEDEIQACTTKHNRVCAPKRVLPKTPPIFSNDSKGGHPNNTTNDKDDEIPPDGPKLEESKTNQPREENSISENLWPWVLLMVIVTVLVVIGFIGIYKIRSRRNRPAQPEGDVNTHNTEENIALREQTIPLITEGGVDAHDTRETFSSGPRHELEQLDSGGVDALEPSSEDLNRQKALGLDRPIKDLRIKEKKQIKNDLSGKDIEGYFYWQSIAEELDLKDESRGWEGVQNPIENLLKAFGEKEGSTIRGLVEATRRAGLTHCASQLENQFDTAPRNEADSAINVPEYTGEETDANDIADTAV from the exons ttcGCAGCCGGTGATTGcccagaaaattatttttgggaCGGTAAAAAATGCAGCGTTTGCTCAGGCTGCACCCTTGGGTttggtttgaaagaaccttgcacaaaaaccaaaaacactGAATGTCAACCTTGCATTCCTGGCTATGATTACTCGGACAGCACAGGGATGGAGGAGTGCATAAA GTGTGATACATACTCCAACTGTTTACCTGGACGATCTAAAAAGATAACAAAGTGTACAATATTTTCTGGACACACTTGTGACGGATGTGAAGAAGGATATTATCACCACCAAGATGTTGGCTGTGATAAGTGTTCGCCTAAATGTGATGCTATGACCGAGGACGAAATACAGGCATGCACAACTAAGCATAACCGCGTTTGTGCACCAAAACGAGTTTTGCCTAAAACTCCTCCTATCTTCA gtaaTGACTCAAAAGGAGGTCATCCTAACAACACTACCAATGACAAGGATGACGAGATACCACCAGATGGTCCTAAGCTGGAAGAATCTAAAACAAATCAGCCACGAGAGGAAAATTCAATCTCTGAAAATCTGTGGCCTTGGGTTCTACTCATGGTGATAGTCACGGTACTAGTGGTCATAGGCTTCATAGGGATTTATAAAATAAGAAGTCGAAGAAATCGTCCAGCTCAGCCAGAAGGCGATGTCAATACACATAACACAGAAGAGAACATCGCTTTGCGCGAGCAAACGATTCCGTTGATAACTGAAGGTGGTGTGGATGCTCATGACACGAGGGAAACTTTCTCTTCGGGGCCGAGGCATGAGTTAG AGCAATTGGATTCAGGTGGGGTGGATGCCCTTGAACCTTCTTCAGAAGATCTCAACAGACAAAAAG CTCTAGGCTTGGATCGCCCGATTAAAGATTTAAGgattaaagaaaagaagcaaatcAAGAATGACCTGAGTGGCAAAGACATTGAAG GTTATTTTTACTGGCAAAGTATTGCCGAAGAACTTGATCTTAAAGATGAGTCCAGAGGATGGGAAGGAGTGCAAAATCCAATTGAAAACCTTCTCAAGGCATTTGGCGAAAAAGAGGGGAGCACCATCAGAGGACTGGTAGAAGCTACTAGGAGAGCTGGGCTGACGCATTGTGCGAGTCAGTTGGAAAATCAATTTGATACGGCTCCAAGAAATGAGGCTGATTCTGCTATTAATGTGCCTGAGTACACAGGAGAAGAAACTGACGCGAATGATATTGCTGATACAGCTGTATGA
- the LOC131777257 gene encoding tumor necrosis factor receptor superfamily member 16-like isoform X1 produces the protein MFDMFEKCGVIFFVRFITTFTSLLFAAGDCPENYFWDGKKCSVCSGCTLGFGLKEPCTKTKNTECQPCIPGYDYSDSTGMEECIKCDTYSNCLPGRSKKITKCTIFSGHTCDGCEEGYYHHQDVGCDKCSPKCDAMTEDEIQACTTKHNRVCAPKRVLPKTPPIFSNDSKGGHPNNTTNDKDDEIPPDGPKLEESKTNQPREENSISENLWPWVLLMVIVTVLVVIGFIGIYKIRSRRNRPAQPEGDVNTHNTEENIALREQTIPLITEGGVDAHDTRETFSSGPRHELEQLDSGGVDALEPSSEDLNRQKALGLDRPIKDLRIKEKKQIKNDLSGKDIEGYFYWQSIAEELDLKDESRGWEGVQNPIENLLKAFGEKEGSTIRGLVEATRRAGLTHCASQLENQFDTAPRNEADSAINVPEYTGEETDANDIADTAV, from the exons ttcGCAGCCGGTGATTGcccagaaaattatttttgggaCGGTAAAAAATGCAGCGTTTGCTCAGGCTGCACCCTTGGGTttggtttgaaagaaccttgcacaaaaaccaaaaacactGAATGTCAACCTTGCATTCCTGGCTATGATTACTCGGACAGCACAGGGATGGAGGAGTGCATAAA GTGTGATACATACTCCAACTGTTTACCTGGACGATCTAAAAAGATAACAAAGTGTACAATATTTTCTGGACACACTTGTGACGGATGTGAAGAAGGATATTATCACCACCAAGATGTTGGCTGTGATAAGTGTTCGCCTAAATGTGATGCTATGACCGAGGACGAAATACAGGCATGCACAACTAAGCATAACCGCGTTTGTGCACCAAAACGAGTTTTGCCTAAAACTCCTCCTATCTTCA gtaaTGACTCAAAAGGAGGTCATCCTAACAACACTACCAATGACAAGGATGACGAGATACCACCAGATGGTCCTAAGCTGGAAGAATCTAAAACAAATCAGCCACGAGAGGAAAATTCAATCTCTGAAAATCTGTGGCCTTGGGTTCTACTCATGGTGATAGTCACGGTACTAGTGGTCATAGGCTTCATAGGGATTTATAAAATAAGAAGTCGAAGAAATCGTCCAGCTCAGCCAGAAGGCGATGTCAATACACATAACACAGAAGAGAACATCGCTTTGCGCGAGCAAACGATTCCGTTGATAACTGAAGGTGGTGTGGATGCTCATGACACGAGGGAAACTTTCTCTTCGGGGCCGAGGCATGAGTTAG AGCAATTGGATTCAGGTGGGGTGGATGCCCTTGAACCTTCTTCAGAAGATCTCAACAGACAAAAAG CTCTAGGCTTGGATCGCCCGATTAAAGATTTAAGgattaaagaaaagaagcaaatcAAGAATGACCTGAGTGGCAAAGACATTGAAG GTTATTTTTACTGGCAAAGTATTGCCGAAGAACTTGATCTTAAAGATGAGTCCAGAGGATGGGAAGGAGTGCAAAATCCAATTGAAAACCTTCTCAAGGCATTTGGCGAAAAAGAGGGGAGCACCATCAGAGGACTGGTAGAAGCTACTAGGAGAGCTGGGCTGACGCATTGTGCGAGTCAGTTGGAAAATCAATTTGATACGGCTCCAAGAAATGAGGCTGATTCTGCTATTAATGTGCCTGAGTACACAGGAGAAGAAACTGACGCGAATGATATTGCTGATACAGCTGTATGA
- the LOC131777257 gene encoding tumor necrosis factor receptor superfamily member 16-like isoform X7 encodes MLKFAAGDCPENYFWDGKKCSVCSGCTLGFGLKEPCTKTKNTECQPCIPGYDYSDSTGMEECIKCDTYSNCLPGRSKKITKCTIFSGHTCDGCEEGYYHHQDVGCDKCSPKCDAMTEDEIQACTTKHNRVCAPKRVLPKTPPIFSNDSKGGHPNNTTNDKDDEIPPDGPKLEESKTNQPREENSISENLWPWVLLMVIVTVLVVIGFIGIYKIRSRRNRPAQPEGDVNTHNTEENIALREQTIPLITEGGVDAHDTRETFSSGPRHELEQLDSGGVDALEPSSEDLNRQKALGLDRPIKDLRIKEKKQIKNDLSGKDIEGYFYWQSIAEELDLKDESRGWEGVQNPIENLLKAFGEKEGSTIRGLVEATRRAGLTHCASQLENQFDTAPRNEADSAINVPEYTGEETDANDIADTAV; translated from the exons ttcGCAGCCGGTGATTGcccagaaaattatttttgggaCGGTAAAAAATGCAGCGTTTGCTCAGGCTGCACCCTTGGGTttggtttgaaagaaccttgcacaaaaaccaaaaacactGAATGTCAACCTTGCATTCCTGGCTATGATTACTCGGACAGCACAGGGATGGAGGAGTGCATAAA GTGTGATACATACTCCAACTGTTTACCTGGACGATCTAAAAAGATAACAAAGTGTACAATATTTTCTGGACACACTTGTGACGGATGTGAAGAAGGATATTATCACCACCAAGATGTTGGCTGTGATAAGTGTTCGCCTAAATGTGATGCTATGACCGAGGACGAAATACAGGCATGCACAACTAAGCATAACCGCGTTTGTGCACCAAAACGAGTTTTGCCTAAAACTCCTCCTATCTTCA gtaaTGACTCAAAAGGAGGTCATCCTAACAACACTACCAATGACAAGGATGACGAGATACCACCAGATGGTCCTAAGCTGGAAGAATCTAAAACAAATCAGCCACGAGAGGAAAATTCAATCTCTGAAAATCTGTGGCCTTGGGTTCTACTCATGGTGATAGTCACGGTACTAGTGGTCATAGGCTTCATAGGGATTTATAAAATAAGAAGTCGAAGAAATCGTCCAGCTCAGCCAGAAGGCGATGTCAATACACATAACACAGAAGAGAACATCGCTTTGCGCGAGCAAACGATTCCGTTGATAACTGAAGGTGGTGTGGATGCTCATGACACGAGGGAAACTTTCTCTTCGGGGCCGAGGCATGAGTTAG AGCAATTGGATTCAGGTGGGGTGGATGCCCTTGAACCTTCTTCAGAAGATCTCAACAGACAAAAAG CTCTAGGCTTGGATCGCCCGATTAAAGATTTAAGgattaaagaaaagaagcaaatcAAGAATGACCTGAGTGGCAAAGACATTGAAG GTTATTTTTACTGGCAAAGTATTGCCGAAGAACTTGATCTTAAAGATGAGTCCAGAGGATGGGAAGGAGTGCAAAATCCAATTGAAAACCTTCTCAAGGCATTTGGCGAAAAAGAGGGGAGCACCATCAGAGGACTGGTAGAAGCTACTAGGAGAGCTGGGCTGACGCATTGTGCGAGTCAGTTGGAAAATCAATTTGATACGGCTCCAAGAAATGAGGCTGATTCTGCTATTAATGTGCCTGAGTACACAGGAGAAGAAACTGACGCGAATGATATTGCTGATACAGCTGTATGA